CTGATGATCCGAATAAACATTCTGAAGAAGAACCTTCACCTGATGTACAATCTACTCAGAATGGggtataaataagttatatctAAGAAAAAGAATACTGTGTTTTTTCTGtattaatgatgattttttctaaagaaatatagcttttactaataaatcatcatcaaaacatcgttgtttatttttaaatcctgtatattcaataaaaatgtccTGTGATTGCACAAATGCAGCTCATTTCAACAGTATCACAAATATTACAAAGCAATAGTGCTTTTAACATAGAAGCTATAACTTACAAATTAAGagcgaataaataattatttactacccATATGAATCTTCTGAGTATCAGGGAGCATTGGCTTTGGACAgctcaatatttatacaaaagaatgaCAAAATTGCTATAGTTTTTGACAAAATGTTAACCCATTAACCACCATGCTTTGATTAGTGTAATGTGGGGAATAGACCACCTGAAAGTGTGATCATTGCTTATACTTTATGGAACATATATAATGACACtggaattttttaaatcatttcttaTACAACCAGTACACCACCAACCATTGGCACTGATAttttaagtcccttgtgcctgtagttttgaccagcaataaaaatattaagtaatgtgGTTCCAGTTTGGCAATAGAATATGATCATTAGGTGGTGTCTACCCAGATGGACTTGCAAAAAGCCCCATAAAAAAGGCTTGAAACCCTGATTGATATTGTCTGTACATTGCCACAACTaagaataactttattttatttttcaatatacaatagttttaattgttaagACATTGTTGacagaaacaaaaatatgtatgcatttaaagtactattaatcaaaaatatttcaaaaattaagtaaagtttaTTGCAAAATCAGCATAACTTATAATCACTTTGGCAGCTAAAAGGTTAAAAAGAAACatcatttacaaatacaaaagtaaatggtatttttttatcagaagTCAATACATTAAACACTTATACttctattttaatgtaaattgttgttgttcaaataatatttgttttaattccaTGAACTACTGAGAGTCCAAGATCCATTCTCACTGATATtcagaattttatgaaatagtttGTTGACACTATACAAAACTTACAGTTCCAACTAAGCATCATCTTTATTAACAATTTGAGTTGAATTGTAATGTTCCCCTAGACTATACATATGTCTGTGGTACGATATGGTTAAGGGCGGACCCGGGAACTCAGTGCCTTGTTCTATTGCTTCAGGTCCTGAAGCCTGTATCACAGTAAGTGGACACTTTAAGCAATTGGATATGGCCCTTATCTCTAACTGTCCACCCCAcacctttgtattttttattttatcacaataTTCTTCAAATTCTTGATCAGTTAGCATTTCATTTGTATCAGTATTAGTGAGGAATGGCATAAAATCTTCTTTGTGCTCAAAAATATACTGAGATACTCTATCTCTTAAAGCATCTACTTGTAATTTCTTATCATACTTAAGTTCATATTGATGTGCAACAGCTTTATAAAGGCAATCACCATCCGAGGGTATTGgacaaattttcaaatttctttcTTCTAATCTTTTGTTTATTGCTTGATTTTCTAT
The nucleotide sequence above comes from Vanessa cardui chromosome 7, ilVanCard2.1, whole genome shotgun sequence. Encoded proteins:
- the LOC124530851 gene encoding deubiquitinase OTUD6B is translated as MADNSEEDETLKLEQRHKKEKKELQAQIQALKKAAKNDKTKKKELNAEIIKLESDLEERHKKEIETNGNGTSPDIESDVQIIENDIKPKISKAQKRRDKKIQQERDREKEIKMQEIENINGPRNIENQAINKRLEERNLKICPIPSDGDCLYKAVAHQYELKYDKKLQVDALRDRVSQYIFEHKEDFMPFLTNTDTNEMLTDQEFEEYCDKIKNTKVWGGQLEIRAISNCLKCPLTVIQASGPEAIEQGTEFPGPPLTISYHRHMYSLGEHYNSTQIVNKDDA